The genomic window GTCATCCTTGCTCTGTCCCTTCAGCGTGGGCATCACCAAGGCCTCGGGCAGGATGTCCGTAATCCTCATGCCGGTCCTCTGTGCCGGCGGCGCACGCGCCCGACGGCCTTCACGACGGCTCCGGTTCGATCAGGCCGAAATTCCCGTCTTTGCGGCGATAGATGACGCTGAGGGCCTCGTTTGCGGCATTCGTGAAGAAGAGGAAATCGCTCTTCTGCGCGCGCAAGCGTGTCACCGCTTCGCCGACCGACATCGGCTTGACCGCGACGCGCTGGGTGCGGAGGACACGCCCGGTGCGTTCGCCGGCCGCGCTCGCGCCGGCGGTGGTGGCGGCGATGGTGTCCGCACCCTTATGCTGCTTGTGCTTGGCGACGTGCTTCTTGATCTGGCGTTCGAGTTTGGTCATCGCCAGATCGATGGCGGAGTGGAGATCGTCGGTTTCCTCGGTGGCGGTGAGGTTGAGATGATTGGCGCTGATCTGCACCTCGGCGACATGCCGGCGCTTGACGACCGAGAGAATGACGTGGGCCTCGATGGGGTGGCGCAGGAACTTGTGCACCCGTTGGAGTTTGTCTTCGGCATACTGGCGCAGGCCTTCGGTTGGTTCGACATGCCGAAAGGTGACCATGACTCGCATGCAATGTTCCGCGCGCCGATCAGAATGCTTGGCGCCGTTTGGATGACGGCAACACGCCCATGATGCCACGGTACTTGGCGACCGTGCGCCGGGCAATCCCGACGTGCTCGGTCGACAGCATCTTGGCGATGTGTTGGTCGCTGTAGGGGTGCTGATGATCCTCCGCTTCGATGATCTCGCGAATGCGGTCCTTGAC from Candidatus Binatia bacterium includes these protein-coding regions:
- the raiA gene encoding ribosome-associated translation inhibitor RaiA, with translation MRVMVTFRHVEPTEGLRQYAEDKLQRVHKFLRHPIEAHVILSVVKRRHVAEVQISANHLNLTATEETDDLHSAIDLAMTKLERQIKKHVAKHKQHKGADTIAATTAGASAAGERTGRVLRTQRVAVKPMSVGEAVTRLRAQKSDFLFFTNAANEALSVIYRRKDGNFGLIEPEPS